The sequence TCTATGATGAGCAAAGCAGACCTTTTCAACCTCGTTGACACTACCTCATTGATCACAAACCCTGCAGAGAGCCAACAGATGTGAGTCTCAAATACAGAATATATTTCAAAGAGAGATAGCAGAGTGCTAAGATATATGAACATAAGGGCATGCTGGTGAAGGCCCAGAGTAAAGAATCCCAAGAAATATTTAGTGCCATTTTCATTTAATAAGCCATTAGTAGAGCAACCTTAAGACCTTGGCTGTGATCACACGAGGGTGTTTTTGTGAAATTGCTGCAGGAAAACAGGATTGGCAGCTGGCGTCCTCTGGCTCTTTGTGCTCAGCGAGCAGCTCCAGCACCAACTCCTCGGAGAGACCTATGGCTGTGGGGTGTAGCGGAGGTATTTTTTGCCAGATGGGAGCTCTTTGGTGAAGACTCCTTTAGGGAAAAGTTTTTTGGCTTCCTCTTCGGGGATGGTGGGAAGGACCATCACGCTATCTCCATTCTATTGAAAGACATTGAGAATGGTGAAATTCAGAATGGTGAAATTCAATCTTATAGTGAAGCCTAAAGGCAAGGAGTAACTGTACCAAAGTAGCTACAGGTGCTAAGGAGAATAATCAAGTATTCTTGactctctcccctcccaggaatTTGGTTTCACAAGTTGATCTTTGACACTTTGGTGAGGGAAGTATCTCCCCATCTTAACAAGAAATAATCCTGTTTCAAACCCAGTAATGGCttgtcacattttaaaattttaattctaagTCCTTCCCACGGCCTACAAGGTCCTGCGTGATTGAATCCTGCTTCCTCTCTCATCCCTGGCCCCTCAGCCCACCTCCTGCTGCTGCTTTTCCTGGCACGCtggctctccttctctccctcgaGCATGCCAAGCTCACTTTTAGGTAAAGCTCCTTAACTGTTCCTTGTGCCTACGTGCTCTTCCCTCACAAATATGCATGACTTGGTCCCTCGCTTTCTTCATGTCCTTCCCAAAGGTCCCCTAAGAGAAAGGGCTTCCTTGATGACCAAGTATAAAACCAACCCTCCCACAGCTGGGCTCCCATTCTCCCTGCCCCTGCTTGATTATTCTGTCACCCTTGTCGCCACCTAATATGCTATAAACTATTTTATTGTTTGTATCTACCCACTTGAATGTAAGTTCTAGGAGGGCAGGGACTTTATATTGCTCACTGCTATATCCATCCACAGTGCCCGCTGTCTGGGCTCAATAAACATATGTTCAATGAATGGATACAAAATTTAAATGATTTGCCcgtcagaaaaaacaaaacaacaaaacctgGTATTCAggttagcatattttaaaaatgtagcaaCGTTAAGATACTCTTGTGATATTATTCATGTCTTACATATCGCAAAAATCCTAGAGATTCAAAGTTTATGAATAAGTTTCAGAGAATTCTACATGGGTTTAAAAGACTGAAGCTTAAGTGAAATGAAATGCTTCATGACATTAATACACCAAATAGTTTTATAGCCATCACTTAAGTGGCCAATCAAGGTTTTGCTATAAATATCTTGCCACCGGGCAAAGgttaaaggtttaaaaaaaatccttttttagGAAAAGGAATCATTCTGACCAATTAATTTGTCCAAATAATCtaaagaaagaaagcaatatAGGGAGATTGTGTTTTACATGAAAGGTGTTAAAGACCTTGAAAATGGCCTCTCAGCAAATCTTAACTCAGCCAGGAGGAAAAATCCTCCCAGCGTACTTGCATGCCAGAAACAGAGCCCTGGGTAACACAGACCCTGAGGGTAGCCATTTAGAGACAGGTCCCACAGGCCTTCCAGGCCTACTGGGCATCTGCCCTTTTTAATTAACATCTTTACCTTCCAATCCACTGGGGTGGCAACCCTCTTTTCTGCTGTCAGCTGGAGAGAGATAACTACTCTGAGAATCTCATCAAAGTTCCTGCCAGTCGTAGCAGGGTAGAGGATAGACAGCTTCAGTTTTTTATCAGGACCAAAAATAAACACCTGCAAAGCACACAGATGCATAAATAGAAAGAGTTCTTTGAGTGTTTTTGATATTAAAGCCTCTTAGAAAGCTCTTCAGTCATTAAAAAAGGgtgtaaaacaaaacaatggcaactgccccccaccccctccaataTCTGTTAATCTGGGTGGTGGGAATACAGATAATTTTCTTCTCCATGTTATTTTCCTAAACTTAGAAAGGAATTATATTTGGTTCTGCTGTCCAAGTAAGAAAAAGTGATATGCAAATTGAATTCAGGAAGGCCTCAGGAAGGTAGTGTGTTAATTAGGGATGACTatcataaaaataatactaatagaGTTGATACTGGTCCTCACAGAGTTGTACATTTTTGCAGATGAGGGACTAAGTCTGTTCTCTTGTGGGTAAGGACAGAACAAATAGGAATTCAAAACCAGAGCTGCCTTATGACTAAGGACATAACCCATCACTTTAAAGAGagggctgggctggccccgtggcttagcggttaagtgcgcgcgctccgctactggcagcccaggttcggatcccaggcgcgcaccgacacaccgcttgtccagccatgctgaggctgtgtcccacatacagcaactagaaggatgtgcaactatgatgtacagctatctactggggctttggggaaaaaaaaggaggaggattggcaatagatgttagctcagagccggtcttcctcagcaaaaagaggattggcatggatgttagctcagggctgatcttcctcacacaaaaaaaaaataaataaataaataataaagtgaggGCTATCAGGAAAGCTAGAGAAAACATTTCTCAATTCTAGATGACATTTTAGGATAACTacttatttttctattgatttccaAAAGCTATGGATTAAGCAGCTTAAAAATTTGGCTGAAAATTTTACTTTGGCTCAGCATTTAGATAATCAATGAGACTGCCACCAACAGTTATTTCCTAACTGGAGATATTCCCCTTTTTCCTCTAGTTGGTCTCAGCATTTACTTGGACATATAGCCTGGCCAGTCATAATGACTGGATTTCTACATAATGGATTTCTACAACTCACCACGCGAGCTGTCACAGGCATGCCCTTTTCGTCCTTCTCTGCTGGGTCCAGCATGCCCAACAGGATGGCAAGGTCTCGATTCTTATCATCAATGATGGGAAAAGGTAATGTTTCTTTGGGTTCCTCACCATTGTAAGCATTGATATCCTGAAATGCAggtgaaaagggaaagagaaatctAAACCAGGCATATCCTCTGAATTCCATCAGTGAACAGCCATCATCTCACAAGACAGGGAAGAGGACTATAATGATCATACTTTTCTCTAAGCAATTTTAATAGGAAAATGAACGAATGAACACTCCTCATCTCAACTGTACATTGACAGGAATAACAGTAGGGTATAGTATGTAGGTTATAAACATAGACACTTTTCATGCCCAAGTCTCTTAAAATTTGGCATGCTTTTACTGCTTTGAGAAAGCAGCATTAAACTCTTTAAAAGTTGAATAGAGTTAGATCCCAATCCAAGGTGCGTCTGGGTACCTAAATGCTGTAAAAagcatcagaaacaatggatTCATTGAGTCCATCACATCTAGAAATAATACCACATGCAAAGATAATTATATAGATCTGGTCCCTGCCTCAAAAACATCCTGACTCAGACATTAAGCTACTGTAAGACagatattaagaaataaaactcggggccggccccgtggcttagtggttaagtgctcgcgctccaaaactggcagcccgggttcggatcccaggcgctcaccgacgcaccgcttctccggccatgctaaggccgcattccacatacagcaactagaaggatgtgcaactatgacgtacaactatctactggggctttggggaaaaaaaaaaaaggaggaggattggcaacagatgttagctcagagctggtcttcctcagcaaaaagaggaggattagcacggatgttagctcagggctgatcttcctcaaaaaaaaaaaaagaaataaaacttaagGCGAACATAAGAATGGAGAGTTGAATGTATACTTCAAGGACAAGTCAAAGGGAAATCTCCTATGGGTGAAAAGGCAAAGGTAAATTTACACTAGGGTGAAATCCACATAGAAAAAATGAAGCATTTCAAGTCTGAACTAAAGGACAATAATGTACTCACCTCCTCTCTCTACCCCCTCAGCTCCCCTAGTaaaacttcattcatttattcacttctaCTTTTCCTATCCCTGGAAGggttttttgggggaaaaaaaaatctaccttcATTATTTCCTCTAGCATTAATGCAGCACTTGGTAAGTACAGATGAGTAAGACATGTGGAATACAGATAAGACACCATCTGGTTCCTGCCTTCAAAGGAACTTCTAATTTGGTTAGATGATTCCCATATGAAGTAGCAGCAAACGCAAGGCTATAATATATAAATGTCAGATTGCAAGTGCGGAAGCATACTAACACCCCCATTTGTAGGACCATTGAGTTAGCAAAGTCTTCAAGAAAGGGGTATGACTTCTATCTGGGCCCTTAAAGGATGGACAAGATTTTTATACAGAAAAGGCAGGCATTCTAGGAAACGGAGCAATATTAATGAAACACGTAGGCAAGTCTGAGCATAACCTATTGATTGGCGAATGAGGAACTTATCTGGGTTAAGTTTTAGGAAGCAATGGAAAAGAGGACTGAAAGACGGAATAAGGTCTATTTACTATGTGGAGCCTTGAAAGTAAAACAGAAGTTGATGGCATAGCAGATGTAGAACGCttgtggatttctcaacagagagGTGACAGGATAAAAGTGacattaatgaactagaaatggaTAACAACACATTTTAACATCTTCCTTAATTTTATTATCTTAACTTTCCTTCCCTTCTGCTGTCACTGGCTGCCTATCAAGTCACCACAACTAAACAATAATCAATATGGTTCTACGCTATGGCAGCTTGAGATTTCCTCTATAACCAGTTGTGTGTCAAAGTTTGGGTACTGCCTCTGATAGCTAGAGCTTGTTTCCTATTCAATGCAGTGGCAATTTTGAAAACTTCTAAGGCAGAAGCTCATCAGCTAAAATGAACCTGGGTATGCtcctatgttttaaaatattatacactCCTCCTTCAGTGATCTGTGGTTTTAATTATTGCTATGCCGTAATTCTCAACCCTGCCACTTGCATAATAGGCATTACATGACACCCATGAACACCAAAGAACTATACGCTTTGGCTTAACTTTATCCTAAATCAGGCTAATTTCTTCTCTCTATCATCTAGTATCAAAAAGAGCACTGGTGTGAGGTTCAGATCACACTGCCATCATTTTCTAGGATGGCAATCTTGAGTAAGTCCATCCAACTCTCTGAGTGAAATGCCCTTCCCTTTTCTCCTATACATGATTTTTCTAATCTCAGACACTTAGGATTAACTGGTATGAAATGGCCAAGGGATGTAGCCCAGGAGGCCAACTCACAAGCCAGTACTACACCTTTTATTCAGTTGCACGTGAAGTGCTTGACATAGTGCCTAATACACAGTAGGCTTCCCTCAAAAGTTATCCATCATTATTTAGTAGCACATGGTAGCAAAATCATTAAAATGTTCTCAAGTTAAGTTTAGACCACAGATTTATTGTCCAAGTAATTCCTTTTGTTGAAAGTAGACAATTccttcagttcattcattcaacaaatacagaCCAACCACCCAGGATGTACTGAGTACTGAGCCTTGTTCCTGCAGTGTGCAAAACGGGAGTCTCCCCTGCTGAGCCTCCACTCTGGTggggagaaacagacaaacaagATGAGAAATATGCAGAGTATTTTAGATGGTGAcaagtgctaaggagaaaaattaatcaGAGGGGGATGAGGAGTGTGGAGGGAGCTATAATTTTAGATAAACAGGCCAAGAAAAGCCTTCATGAGGTGTCATCTGAATCAAGACCTGAAAGAGGTAAGGGTAAGCCACAAAGATACCTGGGGAGTCTTCCAAATAAGATTCTGGACATATTTGGAAGCAGAGCAGACAAGCTTGCTGATGACTCAGACGTGCGATGTGAAAAAACAAGAGGACTTGAGGATGGCTCCTGGATTTCTGGCCTGAGCAACTACAAAAATGCAACTGCTATTAGCTGAGATAGTGAGCCCTTGGGATTAAGAACAGGAGCCAGTTTTAGACACACTAGGTTTGAGATACTGGGACATCCCAGGGAAGATGCCAAGTAGGCAGTGGTTGTGGAAGCCAGGAGAGTCTGGCCTAGAGATGGAAATTTGGGAATCACAGCATATACATGTTAGTGGATGTGCTCACCAAGGGAAAGAGTGTAGACCAAAAGAGAAGAGGCCCAAGAAATGAGTCTAGGGCAACTTCAGCATAAATTAGGGGTTGGGAGATGATGAAACTCAGTCTGAGCATGAGCAGCAACAGCTACAGATGTGGTGTTCTGGAAGCCGAGAGGAAAATATTTCAGCGTATACAGTGATCAGCTGGGTTGAAAGCTGCCGGCAGGCCAAAAAAGATGATGGCTGAGAACCAACCATTGGATTTAGCAAGGTGTGGAGGTCACTGTGCACTCCAAGTCAGGTTTTCAAATAATCAGTGAGGTTTGAATCTGAGGTTTACTTATACCTTCACCTCAAAAAGTCCAAGCTACTTTCTATGATTTATAACTTGATCTATAACCTTGAAGCATATGCCAACTGGCACTATACCTTGCTCCAGGCAAGATGGTCTTCAACACTGTCTATTGAAAGAGCAATCATCTTAACGTTCCTCTTGGCAAATTCTGGTGCCAGCTTTGCAGCTCTGCCAAGCTCCGTGGTGCACACTGGGGTAAAGTCCCGAGGGTGGGAGAAGAGAATGCCCCATCTGAAATGAGGAAAAGAAGGTCAGAACTGAATGAAGAGGTTATCATCAACATCACATCGAATGAGAAGTCACAAATCCTAGATCaaaaatgactttcttttttaaatgaatgcttaTGAAGACAATTACTTTTAAACTTTTCTGTTGAGGAATGCTTTTTGATCTTTTTACCTCCAGAAAAGCCTATCTTTAAAGACCAACTCAATCAAAGATGAAATTCAACATGATAAATACTTAAAAAGACTTGAAGTTAAAGGTGTTGCTTCCTTTAATAGCTAGAGAGCCATCCCAACTCCTTTTCAGCTAATAAAATCTGTGCTACTCACACCAAGTAGCTTACAGAAataacttttttccctttttacccTCTTCTACATGTTTTCTAAGCACAGAGACCTTGACATTCAGCTCCAACAATGGATGTCCCAATATGCCCTGAATCTAATCAAATGCCTGACTGCAACAATAAGTAGATTACATAATCGGAAATAAATAGGCTCCTGTCCCCGCTTATATGTAAAATTAAAGTCCACACTCAGCTTCTTTGAAGTGAATGCATATAAAATCTTTTGTAAAACTATTTTACTGATCTAACCTGCCAAACAGGACACCTAATATTCGTACCCTGACAAAAAAACAGCACTTTAAGAGTTTTACCTATCTCTTCATttgcagtttctttttcttcttgcttcagACCAAGCAGGTAGAAAACTGACAGCCTAATGTAGATTTCTAGAACTACACATTCTTAGGAAATACTAATATTTAAATCATCATTGCCTAAGGTTAAACTTGTATAGATTTTAAGCACGCTTCAAGCGAAGAGTCACCAAGAAACTTTGGAgtaccatttccttttccttgGCAACAGAAACTACTCTGTCAACTGAAACGGAAAAGTTAACACTCAGTTTTCCACACTCCCATGGATTTACAACACTGAAGCAGGTTCCTAAACTAGTAAATGACTAAATCTAGTCTAGATGTCAAGCTGACCTCTACTAGGTTTGCCAAGTTTCCTGAAGCACAAAGAACAAAGCAGAGACGAGGGTACCTCCTTCCCACTACTC comes from Diceros bicornis minor isolate mBicDic1 chromosome 4, mDicBic1.mat.cur, whole genome shotgun sequence and encodes:
- the PRDX6 gene encoding peroxiredoxin-6; amino-acid sequence: MPGGLLLGDEAPNFEANTTVGRIRFHDYLGDSWGILFSHPRDFTPVCTTELGRAAKLAPEFAKRNVKMIALSIDSVEDHLAWSKDINAYNGEEPKETLPFPIIDDKNRDLAILLGMLDPAEKDEKGMPVTARVVFIFGPDKKLKLSILYPATTGRNFDEILRVVISLQLTAEKRVATPVDWKNGDSVMVLPTIPEEEAKKLFPKGVFTKELPSGKKYLRYTPQP